The proteins below come from a single Esox lucius isolate fEsoLuc1 chromosome 7, fEsoLuc1.pri, whole genome shotgun sequence genomic window:
- the LOC105026644 gene encoding barrier-to-autointegration factor B, whose product MSGNHKGSNPPPTTSQKHRNFVSEPMGNRSVRDVPGIGSAQGRRLEEKGVARADQMLGQYLVSGRDQDRFQNYLKGASGANAKQQRDAYHGMKEWTENNM is encoded by the exons ATGTCTGGAAACCACAAAG GATCCAACCCCCCTCCCACCACCTCCCAGAAGCACCGTAACTTCGTCTCGGAGCCCATGGGGAACCGTTCCGTGAGGGACGTCCCTGGGATCGGGTCGGCGCAGGGTCGCAGGTTGGAGGAGAAGGGTGTCGCTAG GGCTGACCAGATGTTGGGCCAGTACTTGGTGAGCGGCCGGGACCAGGACCGGTTCCAGAACTATCTGAAGGGGGCCTCGGGGGCCAACGCCAAGCAGCAGAGAGACGCCTACCACGGAATGAAAGAGTGGACCGAGAATAACATGTAG
- the LOC105026643 gene encoding barrier-to-autointegration factor-like (The RefSeq protein has 1 non-frameshifting indel compared to this genomic sequence): MSGNNKGSHNPTSQKHRNFVSEPMGNRSVRDVPGIGPVQGRRLEESGKPRADQMMGDYLSTGRDQVQFQKNLKETSGANAKQQRDAHRGMKEWADNNI, encoded by the exons ATGTCTGGAAACAACAAAg GATCCCATAACCCCACCACATCCCAGAAGCACCGTAACTTTGTCTCTGAGCCCATGGGGAACCGGTCCGTGAGGGACGTCCCCGGGATTGGACCAGTGCAGGGTCGCAGGCTGGAGGAGAGCGGTAAGCCCAG GGCTGACCAGATGATGGGTGATTACCTGAGCACAGGCAGGGACCAGGTCCAGTTTCAGAAGAATCTGAAGGAGACCTCGGGGGCCAACGCCAAGCAGCAGAGAGACGCCCACCGAGGAATGAAAGAATGGGCCGACAACAACATATAG